The DNA region GCAAAGGCCACTAATGCTGTAGTCACGTCATTGAGCTAGTGAACCAGCGAACCAGGCTAAGGAATTTATTTTCAAACCCCAACACAAAAGCTGAAATGTGAATTCAATGAAGAAAACGTGGAATCGAAAGCTGGTCTTACTATGACTTTATCTGGGTCAATGTGCCTGGTTTATTAATCTCCTTGAGGAAAGAAAGTGTGCCTACATATGACTGCTGACCCACAGCATACAATACCCTCTGCAATGGCCTTGCAGGAACTCAGCTTGAGGACAGTGACCTAACATTTTCAATGACCTTCATTCCCCATGAaggaataaagaaaataaaaccTTTACATCAACACGGCTTTAAGATAAACATCAATTCAAGTGTGGACAAACACAACCATTAAGGTTTAATAGAACAAGTCATGAATAGGGAAGACTGCTATTCTATGGTATGATTAATGAATGTCCGTCTTACAGCACAGATTTGTCATAGAGAAGCTAGAATAGGCAGCAGGATCATTTGAGCCTGTTAtgttactcaatatgatcatagccttagagtaaagggaaggccGTTTAGAATAGAGATAAAgtgaaacctcttcagccagagagtggtgaacctatagaattcactgtcacaggaggctgtggaggccaggtcattacatatatttaagactgagaacgataaattcttgattgtcaagggtatCAGGGGTTATGGGGTgacagtgggagaatggggttgagaaacttatcagccatgattgaatggtggagcagacttgatgggatgaatggcctcatttTTCCTCCTATGTCTTACAGTCTTATGGTCTGATAGATCTGGGCCTCATCTCTATTTGCCATAACCCTTCATGGCCCTTGGGTTCAATAATCTCTCTCAGctgtgaatatattcaatgaaacaaaaacagaaattgctagaaaagctcagcatgtctggcagtgtcagtggagagaaatcagagttaatgtttcgggtcaagggacccttcctcagatcaTATTCAATGATCCAGTTTGTAGGagtagagaatttcaaagatttatgcctctctgagagaagaagctCCTCTCCACCTCAGTGTTAAATACAAGATCCCTTatcttagtgagttttgagaagatttgtagctcaggttgagattctagatgtaagtttgctcactgaactggaaggttccttttcagatgtttcgtcaccatactaggtaacatcttcagtgagcctctggtaaagcactggtgttctgtcccttATCCTACCTGGTTTCAGATTTccccagaagggaaaccatccTGTCAAACCCCCTCAGAATGTTATATGTTTGAATAAGATCAACACTTATTCCAAATTCCAATCAGTATACTTCTAACACATATTCATAGGTCCTTTGAACAGAGTATTGATCATTTCATCGATGCACCAACAGGTTACAGATTGGGAGCTCCTACCCTTTGGATCAAAGAAACTGTGGATGCTAGAGATCTGgacagatgttgctggaaaaacctAGTAGTTCTGGAAACATCTGCGCAGAGACAGTGGAGTAAATGTTTCGGGACAAGTGACCCTTTTGATAGAACCCTGTAATTGTTAGCTGATCCTGCTGCATTACAGAGAGTGACAGCTTCCCTGGAGAGTGTTTGCTGACACTGGAACTCAGAcaatttggagaaagttcacCCTCAGGTATACCATCTCTCCTGGGGATAGCCTTTCCCAACACATATCAGATTGTTGACATGGTCCTATGAGTATTTCCCCAGCCTGCCTACCCCAAGGCCAGGTTGTGAGCTGGGTGGTTTGCCTAGGCTAGTGCCTGAACCTGCTGCAATCTACTGAGGTGCCCCTCAATAGGAATGACAATATCTCTCTCCACCAAAACTGTCCCTGAGGACTCTTCTCCTCTGTCCCTTTATGACCCAGGCTACAAGCCCCACAAGGCTGGTAATATCTTCTGCCAATTCTATGGCCAATATTTTTGGGCACTATATGCCAGCTCTCTTGATGGCATCcaggctgagccagcatttaccTTCCATTTCCATGGCATTACATACATTCTTGCTCCATATTTTCACCAGGCAAAGTGTGCCTGAACCTGCCTACTCATCATATGCCCACACAGAACATAGGAAAGCAAACTTGGCCAAACTATACCAGAAACACCCAGAATGCTTCAGCATTGACAAAACAGGCTGATAAGTCAAACCAGACAGAATCATAGTCACTCGCAGACAAGGGAATACACTTCCCAAGACAAGCTAACAATAAGCTTCCTGGACCCAGTCAAAACAACTGTCCCAAAGCCCTGAGAGCAGACTGATAATATAGCAATACCACAGCCACAAAAGGGCAGatcagacagagaggcaccacCAAGGAcctcactcccaggacaggaagcACCTTGCTGTTTCAAAAGAGACATTCTCACCTACCTGCAAAGAGAACTGGAATCTCCTGAACTCATTGATACTGTCAGGATGCTGCATTGTATCGACAATCAGGACAATCTTCAAATAACTGCTTTTCAATTATCACCATTGTAACTGGATTACTCAATTTCCAAATACATTGTCTCTTTCCATATTTTAATTACCTCATTGTACAAGATTCCTATAAAACGCGGCTTCATCCTCAGCTTGAGGAAGAGAATTGTCTGCTACCTCGACAGACTGTCTGTGCTGTTTCAgcagtcaatttctcttccatgATATCGCTGTACTAATAAACCGTTTGTTAATTTCACTTCGAtctgtgttttgtgatctctgATTTATAAGGCTAATTTCTCCGACACAAAGATTTAAACCATAAGACATGGATAAAACTATTACGTTTCAGTTGTGCTATTGGTGTTCCACCACTTCAATGTCAGAAGTCTGCTCTCCATGGTTCTGACCACTGGTGAAATCTGGAAACAATGTCAAAACTGCTTCAGTCAGAAGCAGTTTACTCCAATTCACTCACAACATCTTTAAACCTCATCTTAATGGCCACATCTACGGGTTCCCTTTGTCCACCTTTATCATTACATCCTCAGAGAAAGCTAATAAACTTATCAAATACATAAAATATATCACAAAACCAAGTTTGCTCTGGCTGAATGCATTCTGATTTTCTAAATATCCTGCTATTATTTTTCAATTAATAATGGAAGCCAGCAGTTTCCCAATGACAGGCGTTGGGCTAACTGGCATATAGCTTCTGTCGCCTTGCTCTATTGAATAATGGCGTCACATTTGTAATTTTCTAATCCTTTCCAGATTCTGGGCAATTGTTGAAAATTCCAATTAATGCATTTTTATCTCTGCAACCACCTCTATTAAGATTTCAAACTGTAGGCCATTATGTCCAGGAGATTTGTCAACCTTTACTGCCAACAGTTTGCAATGCATATTTAAACTGACAAGAACAGAAGCTACACGTGATTTGcttcaaaaggtgtggtgctggaaaagcacagcaggtcaggcagcatccgaggagcaggagagttaatgtttcgagcataaacccttcatcagaaagattccacactttttgactctgatctccagcatctgtagtcctcactttctcctacacatGATTTGAGCaaacataaagtcatagagatgtgcaaaatggaaacagaccctttggttcaattcctccatgctgaacagatatccttacctaatctagtcccatttgccagcagttggcccatatccctccaaacccttcctattcatgtatgcatccaaatgccttttaaatgttgtaatagtactggcctccaccatttcctctggcagctcattccatacatgtaccaccctctgcgtgaaaaggtttcctcttaggtccctttatatctttctcctctcaccctaaacctgtgccctctagttctgaaatccctcaccctagggagaaggccttgtctatttaccctaaccatgcccctcatgattttataaacctctataaggtcacccctcagcctccaacgctccagggaaaacagccccagcctgttcagcctcactctatagctcaaatcctccaaccctggcaacatccttgtaaatcttttctgaaccctttcagccATAGAAGCAATAAGTTCTAATGGTTGTTTCAAGTTCCTACCCTCCTTTTACCATCTGATTTTTCACTAATCTTGTGCTGCTTTTGGTGTCATCCCTTTACTTTTTTTTTAGTCATCCATTGTTGACTTCTAAAATGTTCATAATTTCTGGAATGTCATTAATTTTAAGTATTGTACATCTTTTATTTCCATTTAACACCATCTACCTTAGCCAGTATCTTAGGAGCATCCTTACCTTAGTTAGGCACAGTTGGTGGACTCTCCCACCTCGGTGGGAGATTGTGCTGCTTTCTTACTGTCTTACCTTTCTCAGTCTGTCTTCATAATTATATACTACTGTGTACCTAAAATTTTGTACCTTTGCTGGGAATGGTGACTttgcacacttttcactgtactcatgtacttgtgtttctgtaactgtttCTGGAATTAATTGGTTCCTGAgatgaaagggacaaggagaagcTGCTATAATGGAATTAAAGCAACATCCCTTGGAAAGAATAAGTTGAAGCAATGTAAACAAACTGcttcctgagagagaggagggaagaactGCTTGATAACATGCTCTCTCGTGACAACTGGGAAATGAAGATTGCCTGCATAAGGAATGTCCTGAGGTGAAGGGCTAAATGGTAGGAAAGTCTGTGTTTGGAACAAACAGTGAACAAGGGAACAGAGAAGCTACTCCTGATAAGAAGGCAAGCTACAGACCGATGGATCTAGAAGTATAATTAATGTTGTGGATAACAGGTCTAAAGGATCATCAATAACGTTTCATCAGAAACTTCACAAGACAGATAATCCAATAAGAATTCAACTTCAGCGTTCTTCAGAACTTTGAAGCAGAACTTTGAAGAGCAACATGGTATGAGGTTCGAACCCTGGATATCCAGAGACAGGCAATGTTGGTTAGAATTATAGCTAAATTACTGAATTAATTGGGTGATAGCTAAGTTGAGGTGTGAGCTTAACTTGCTTACTTGAGGGCTCTTATTTTGGTTGCTACATGAAATAAAGTTTAAGTAACTGTTTCAGTGTTTGATTGTTTGTGAAATTTCTTAATAAGTAGCCATTCCCAGCACCATCTTAGATAAGGACCACAGACAGTTAGCATGAGGGTATAGCAAGCAATTTGGAAAGCACATCGGCTTTTACTGTAAGGAGTTTGGAATGTCGGAATAAGGAGATCTTGTTACTATCAGTACAGAGCGAGACTATAAGTAGAATATCATGTAGTTCCAGCCTCCTCATTTAgacttagattccctacagtgtggaatcaggcccttcgacccaaccagtccacaccgaccctccgaagagtaacccacccagactcatgtccctctgactaacgcacctaacactatgcgcaatttagcatggccaattcacctgacccgcacatctttgtgactgtgggaggaaaccggagcacccggaggatttccacacagacaatgtgcaaactccacacagacagttgcccgaggctggaattgaacctgggaccctggtgctatgaggcagcagtgctaaccactgagccacgttgTCGCCCTGTAAGAGAAGATATGTGTATTGGAGACAACGTGAGAGAGTTGTCCTTTGACGAGTGGCTGTGCAATTTGGATCTATGTTCTTTAGAGTGAAGAAGGAGAGGCAACCTCATTGAAAAGTACAGGTGTGAATTGGATTGCTCCCCAGTTGCTTAGATGAGTATAACTCCAAGAAGAAGCAGCCATTTAGCTTGACCCACTCGACTTCTCCTCatgagacagtccctccatacctaaGATCAACCTAATGAAGATTCTCTGCAATGCCTCCAACACCAGGAtctttttcctcagataaggCGATGAAAAATGTGCACACTATGTGCTAATTGACTAGCTGttagtatagttttagcaagacatcCCTGTTCTTATATATCATTCCTTTTGAAAGAGGcccgataggccaaatggcctccttatgTACTGTAAATATTTATGATTCTATTAATAAAGACcaagattccatttgccttccctattattcACTGAAGTTAGATACTAGCTTTTTATGATTCATATATGAAGTCCCCCAtatttctctgtgctgcagctttctgcagttgttctccatttaactaatattcagctcttctaatcttcctgccaaagtacatCAGCTCATATATTCCCATGTTATATTCCACCAGCCGTGTTTTTACCCGCTCACTTAAACATTCTACATCCCCCTGACTCAGTAGGTCTTCctcaccatttgccttcccacctattgttGTGGCATATACTCAAGTgccatatctttttttttaattcacttgtggggcaagggcattgctggctgagctggaatttattgtccatccctagttgctcttgagaagatggtgttgaactaccttcttgaactgttcaAGTCTACCTGCTGgatgtagacccacaatgctattagggagggaattctagaatTTTGAGCCAGCACCAGTGAAGGaagtggacaggcaggaggctggaagaacacagcaagccagacagcttcaggaggtggagaagtcaacatttcgagtataacccttcttcaggactggaggtgGGTGTAGGGGAAACTgaagataaagggggtggtgggagCAGGGTGTTGAAGTGGGGATAAGAGGAGATAGTAAAAgctatgacctggttggtcaatgggaggtaTGAATCCAGTTTGTGGCAGGGGGCAGTGGAAGGGAAGGGTAAGGGCTGGGAAAGGAGTCGGGGGAATGAGAAGGGCGCTAATTTGACATTGGACAAGTCAGTGTGGACTCCTCTGGGCTGTGGGCTGCccaggcggaaaatgaggtgttgttcttccaatttgcagtttggtttgttgtggcaatggagcaggccaaagatggtcatgttggaaagggagtgggaagggtgaGTGGCATGGAagggaacttacaggtggtggCGTTCCATGTAttttctgcccttgtccttctcaaagAAAGcagttgtgggtttgaaaggtgctgtctgaggagctttggtgaatttctgtattgcatcttgcagatagtacacactgctgttactcaGCCTCAGTGGTGGAAAGAATGGATGCCTGTAAATGTGGTGCccatcaagcaggctgctttatcctggatggtgccaagcttcttgagtgttgttggggctgcatccatccaggcaagtgggaaataATTCATCATAGTCCTGACTTGTAGATGGTAGATGgtagacagactttggggagtcaggaggtgagttactcgctgcggTATTCCTAGCCtgtgaatccagttgagtttacAGTTAATGATAACCCCACAGAATATTGATAGTGGGAGTTCAGTCATagaatgtcaaggggcggtggttagattCTGTCTCACTGGAGTTGGTGATtgactggcatttgtgtggcatgaatagaatagaatagaatcattACAGGTTGGAAACAGgatatttggcccaacaagtccacaccaaccctctaaaggagtaaactcacccagacacattcccttaCCCTGTTACTCTACCTTAACCTCTGacgaacttacacatccctgaacactgtgggggaatttagcatggtcaattcgcctgacctgcacatcttttttggattgtgggaggaaacccacacagacaggggaagaatttgcaaactccacacagacagttgcctgaggctggaatcaaacctggatccctagcactgtgcagcagcagtgctaaccagtgagccacagAATGTGACTCGGCATTTGTCAGCcaaagcctggatgttgtccaggtgttgctgcacttggacatggactgcttcagtatctgagaaatcatgaatgatgttgaacattgtgcaatcattggcgaacatacCCACTTCTGACCCTACGATGGAGGGAAGGCATTGATAAAGTAACTGAAGAACACTACCTGAGGAACTACTTTTCCAGAAGGGGCCTGCCTGTCCTCTTTCAGCTGTCCTGAAAAAATATCACCTCACAACTCTGAGTTCAGACATTACATTAAAAATGTAATGAGGCAGGGACTATGCTGACTGTGGATTACACATTACCTGACTTCATGTTGAGTTTAGGCCACATTGCCGAGTCTCCAATGTGGTATGAATTGTTAACAGACCATGTTGCACACAGACTTTGGAAACTCCTAGAGATAGAGAACCAGCAAACATTTCCAAAGGGACAATAGGAAATATGACCTTCTTGCATCAGGTTCTGAAGAAGTAACATCTAATTGGAAAATGATATTCAGATATACAAACGTATTGTACTCATTTAAATTAATTTCCTTTTTTGACTAATTGCAAAAATAAAACATTCATCAAGGTTATGGAATGACCTCAGGTGAATCGTGTGTGGCACTATACATCTGCTCATTAAAAAAGTTTGGAAAATATATTCAGTGTGTGCTAAATTAGCAAGATGATAGCATCTCTGTACTGGGAATGATTGTTGGAGAGTATAAATAAGGTGAGGATTCAGAGACGGTCAGTGCAGTTTGGAAGGTTTCCTGGCTCTAGCTCCAACAGATAGAACACCATGCAGTCTGTCTACCTTGCTGTTTGCCTGCTCTTCCTCATCTGCTTCACTTCAGCTTGTTACATTAACAACTGCCCTGTAGGAGGCAAGCGATCGATCATGGACATGGAGATCAGACAGGTAAGGAGCAACTCTCTTTGCCTTTCTGTCAAGATATTTTAAAGCACTATTGATTCTGTTGTTAGATTAAGAATCCAGACAGAGGACAACAAATGGTAGAAAATCCCAGAGTGCAttgtttttccttttttattctgatttatttcATTACGTAGCTTGTATACAAATCTTGAACAGAATACAGGTTCTAAATTTGCCAATTCTGGTTAGACATATCCCAGCAGGTTCCATCAAATACTTCCCTGATCAGTTAAGCAGCTTTTTTAACCCCATCTCCAATATTTTTCATTTCTAAAAGACAGAAGGGGGTGAAGGTAAATTGGGTAAAAAGCATTTGTTTTAACATTCCTAAGGTTTCTCTGGCAGACCTGTCTTAGTGATCTGGAAACAGATCTTGAATTTCTGGGTCAGTGACCGAACCTTTGTTTGTAGTTTTTCATAGGACAGTATTGAATTGATTCTTCTGGGTATGAGAGATTCCACGAAAATGTATTACCTATTCTGCCTAAACATTTCACGGGATGACTCAGTACAGAAGAAAGGTGTCAATTGCCTTTCTCAGGGGTATCTAGAAATGGCCAGCAAATGCTGCCTCATCAGCAGTACCCCAAGCCCATGATGCATTAAAAGAAATTGGACCGAGTTCCAACTCTCCAAAAGAGCCCCAGTTGCTCCCACTGTCTTGTCCTTTCCCTGTTTATTTTCCTTTTCAATGAGTCatctaatttattttttaaaagttcttATTGAGTCTACTCTCAGGTCATGACCATTGCGAACAATTTTCATCTGCCTCAGGTTTGCCAGTCTTCTTAAGTCACTGGTTAGCATTCAGGAGAccacatggtgggccaaagggcctgttcctgtgctgcactgttctattgtCCAACTCCCAGTCCCAGACTCAGCCAGTGCCATAGTGCATCCTTGAAAAGGAAATGTCACCAGCTCTGTCCTTTATGTAGGAAGGGGAGATCTTGGACCAATCCAATGCTAAGGGATCAGCAATCGGTGACAAAGACTCTTTCGCACATCCTCTATTCCAATTCTCCTCCCTTCCTAGGGTACattcaggttacagtccaaccaaGTTCAGATGTTTGGAGAAATAGTGCTGTAATACATTGGAGACTGTATGACAGACACACTATGGACCACAGAATGAGTGTCCAAATACTGCTTCAACCATTTCAGCTCACAGTGTACGTGGTATTTTCTGATCTTTTGTTGTGGACATGGGTgttgctggttaggccagcatgtattgcctattcctaattaCCAAGAGGGCAGTGAACTGGATTAATTATAGAGTCAGGATTGCTGCATTAACCTATCAAGTCTttaataagtttgcaaatgactagtattttttttcccagggcaAGGATCGGAAAGTCTGAATTCAGTTAATCTCCCTGTCCACTCGTAGGAACAGACATTCACAATGATAGTTTGCTTCTCTCATCTTTAGTTTACCTCCCATACCCTCATCCTCCTGAGGTCAGTGGTTCTTGTTAGTGCTCAGTTCCATGAGGATGGATAGCACTGGTCAATCACTGAGGAAGATTAAAAAGCAGTGTCCACTAGACcaataaccctttccaacactctTTGAGACTCAGGTGATACAAACATTGAATTCAGTGTGAAGTTTCTCACCCCAGgcagtcagagaatcatagaatccctggtatgtggaagcaggccattcagccaagaAGCCCACAATGAcccaccaaacagcatcccaaACCCCAGACCTTCCCTGTGACCCTGCGtttcccataactaacccacacgtccttggacactatgggcaatttagcatggtcaatgcaACTAACCAgaacagctttggactgtgggaggaaacccttgcagatacagagagaatgtgcaaactccaaacagatagTTTTCCGCGGGTGGAATCGACTCCatgtcccttgtgctgtgaagcagcagtactaaccactgtgttACCCTCACTCCACTTTTCCCTGTTTTTGGATTGAGCCCTGTCTCTAGATTTCTCTAACTCTGAGTGTTGGGACCAGCTTAAAATAAAGCAATCCCTCTGTGTCCTCAGGTGCATATGCACCTCCAGAACCCTGGCAACCCAGTCCTGAAAAGCCAGCTGGTTTGCCCACATATTTATTCAACAAGTACACGACAGTCAGCTTTGGATCTGCAGCTGACATTTGCCTTTTTTTGCCAGAGGTTTGTACGGATCTTTGGTTGATGTTAAACCAAGGCTCCAAAGGGATGGGGGTACTATTTGACAAAGACGTTACGGTAGATTATTGCATCACTGAACTCACTGCAGCTTTTTGGGAATTTGCTGTACCACAAACATGACTCTGTAGTTTCCTCCATAGTAACCCCATTCCATCAGCAATGAAACTATGGCAGAGTTTAAACACAGTTGACACAAGAATGTCTGTTCTTCCACAAAACATGCAATCTTGCGATTTGGCTTCAAGAGTTAAATGTAAAAATTGCTTCTGCAGCTCCTCTGTGTAATTTCGCCTCCACTGGCATAACCTGCCTTTCTATTCTTTCCTAGTGCTTGTCATGTGGTCCTGGCAACAGCGGCCATTGCTTTGGAGCCAGTATTTGCTGTGGAGAGGGGTTTGGCTGCTACATTGGAACCTCGGAGACCCTGAGGTGTCAGAAGGAAGATTACCTGCTGTCTCCTTGTGAACCCAGTGGCAGAGCCTGCGGCAGCAACGGTGGGAAATGTGCTTCATCTGGAATCTGCTGTACACAGGGTGAGTAATTGGCTCATCAATCCTAGATTATTCAAAAGATGGGTCTTACTTCATAAAGTTAGATTTGACtggagtgtgagagtgagcgagtgaTGAGCGAGTAGGTGAGACAGTCGCTTACATATCATGTCATCCTGTCTCTCATCCTCTGTAATCAGAATTAATCTGCATCCATTTGACTTCAGTTAGGTACATGTTTTCTCCAGGAGGTTTCCATTGACATGGGTTTTTAAATCATCTTGCAGCTCATCTGATAGGAATACCATCTATActgtatgttttttaaaaaagggcaCAAAAGTGAcatagcacagtggttagcactgctgccctcacagtgccagggatctgggttcgatcccacccatgggtgaccgtctgtgtgcagtttgcacattgtccctatGTTTGGGcctagttttctcccacagtccagagacaCACAGAATTGGCCGGGGGAAATGTGGGGTGGGATTTCCTTTGAAGGGTTgatatgggccagatggcctgctcccaccctgtagggattcttaTGAAGTACCTCAGTGAAGAAACAAATTTGGAGATGCATTTATAAAATTCCTGGGTGGAAAGTATAACAAAAAGTTCAGAATTCACTCCTTTACATTAATGACCAAAGTGGGCAAAGCCAAACTTATCTACATGTTCTTGGTTAGATCTAGATCCTGATGCTGTGGAAAGTGAGAAGAGAAGACTCCCAGTTTCAGAACCCAACCAGGTTGGCAGGGACAAGTTCATCTCCTGTGGTTGTAAATGTTCCAGCCTTTCATCTTCATTGACCCACAGACTAGTGTGGGGccattggtggctcagtggttagcactgccaccttgTGGTAcaaaggacctgggtttgattccacccttgggtgactgttaatgttctccccatgtctgcacgaGTTTCCtttgggtgatccagtttccttccacagtctgaagatgtgtaggttaagtgcactagccatgctaaattgccaatagtgcccagggatgtgtagattaggcgtactagccatgggaaatacaaggttacagggaaaaggcaggggtctgggtggaatgctctttgaagggtcagtatggactcaatgggccaagcgGCCTGCTTCCACtttgtagggtttctatgatagCGCATTGCAGGGTTCAGCACTTAGCACAGGATTGGAAGTGTCACTGAGACAACCACAAAGATGTACAACAGAAAAATTCCACCTTCGTCAAGCTTAAAAATATCACCAAGTCTGCACTGGCTGACAGAAGTAAAGCTGAGAGATGTTCCATTAGTATAAATCTCTGTATAAATGTCATTAATCTAAAGGCTAACACTGTGGGAACATATTCCAATACTACCAATAGTCTggtgaatttaaattcaatgaatgaatacaatcTGGAACTGAAAGCTAATTTTGTTAATAGCGGCCATGAAAGTAATCGATTATTTTAAAAACTCATGTGATTCACTAATGTAAAGAAGAAAGttttccacccttacctggcttGACCTACTCTAAACCCAAGGTACTGTGGCTAACTTTTAGCTTCCCACTGAACCGACTGAGTGCCCTATTCAAATTTGTACAATCATGCCACAGAAAgacagcagcagttcaaaaaagtggctcaccaacactttctcaagggcattgCAGAATGGAAAACAGATGTTGGCCACATTAACAACACCCACATTGtctaaaatcattttaaaaagacattgtTGGGCAGAGGAAAGGAAGTTCTGCTTGACCTTTCCTGAATCCCACTGAACATACAACATTCCACACTACAGCAGTAAAATCCTTTACATCAATCAGCACAGGTTTAATGCTGAAATGGGAATAATTTTCATGATCTTGTCCTTCTTCCCAGCTTAAGTGATTTGCATGAACCTATTTATTGTTGTTTTCTTATGTGAGCTTATTCAGAACAAATGTATTCTAGGTGCCTTGCATAGATCTGTAAATATGTCCTTTGCGATTAATAAAGGAGATGGTGATGTTAGTATACATATCAATTGTTATTTTGTTCCCCTATTGTAGAGAGCTGTGCCATGGATTCCACGTG from Chiloscyllium punctatum isolate Juve2018m chromosome 1, sChiPun1.3, whole genome shotgun sequence includes:
- the LOC140481052 gene encoding neurophysin 1-like, which translates into the protein MQSVYLAVCLLFLICFTSACYINNCPVGGKRSIMDMEIRQCLSCGPGNSGHCFGASICCGEGFGCYIGTSETLRCQKEDYLLSPCEPSGRACGSNGGKCASSGICCTQESCAMDSTCDTRTIFPSK